GATAAGCAAACCCACCGCTTTGTACCACACTTGTATTCGGCATGGTTTCTCCGCCCATAAAAAGGGCTAACCCAATTAATCCCTCATTGCCCACTATCGCGATTTCAGTCGAGGAGCCATTCTCAGTGATATAGAGCAGTGACACAATCGCCGTTGTAGGAAAATAAACGTGACTCAGCTTACAGCCAGACTCGTAAAGAACCGTACCAAGCGGCAAGGACATCAATTCCAGATTGGGACGTAGTTGTTCCAGTTCATGCACCGGCAACGCTTTGAAAAGGTAATTCTGGCTTAGGCTATGAGGAACAGAAGTGTTTATTGTCGTCGACATCCATCCTCCCATTAAATTTAAAAATTTATTTTATATTTAATCAATTGGTTACGACAGAATAAATGCGCGAAATCTGGTGCTCATTATACATAAAAATAGCTATGTTCGATATCGCACAGAGAAAATAGGTGATTTGGCGTATCTCTTTATTATCTTTTTATTACTTGAATAAGAAAATGTTGAGGAGATGCAGAGATGTGATTTTTCAGCGTTTTGCTTTGAAGCAATATTCTTTGTCTAATTATTTCGCAATTGATTAACAGGGAAGAAATTACGAAGTAATAAAGGGGAATAGGTGTTTCTGATGCCTATTACATTTTAATAAAGGATTTAAATTATGCAATCGTTTTTGCAATTTGGTTTACTTGATCTTCCTTGGTGGGGTTATGTGATAGTTACATTGATCATGACACACATGACGATTGCTTCCGTAACAATTTTTTTACATCGACATCAGGCACACCACGCGTTGCAGTTACATCCTGTTGTGAGCCACTGCTTCCGCTTTTGGTTGTGGCTTACTACTGGAATGGTTACCAAAGAATGGGTGGCCATTCATCGTAAACACCATGCCAAATGTGAAACCATCGATGATCCGCACAGCCCACGAGTTCATGGCATAGGAAAAGTGTTGTTTAAAGGTGCCAAACTCTACTGCAATGAGGCCGATAACCTGGCCACGCTCGAGAAATACGGTCACGGAACCCCCGATGATTGGAGCGAACGTAATCTCTATTCGAAGCATGTCGTGCTTGGTATCGGCATCATGTTGGTTATTGATTTTGTTTTATTCGGCCCGATTGGGTTCATTGTGTGGGGCGTTCAGATGTTGTGGATCCCTTTCTTTGCCGCAGGTGTCATCAACGGTGTTGGCCACTATTATGGATATCGTAACTTTGCGCCGAATGACACCTCCACCAACATTGTGCCGTGGGGAATCCTGATCGGAGGTGAGGAGTTGCACAACAATCACCATGCTTACGTGAGCTCTGCCAAGCTGTCCAACAAGTGGTGGGAATTCGACATCGGGTGGGTGTATATCCGCATTCTGGAATTGCTGGGTTTAGCCACAGTTCGCAAGGTGGCACCTAAAGTACACTTTAATCAGGCTAAAACTCCCTGTGACGAAGCCACTCTGCAGGCTGTAATTACCCATCGTTACGACGTGCTCGCCAAGTTTGCCAAATACCTAAAAAAAACCATAGTGACGGAAATTCGTAGTTTGCGGGCCCGGACTACTCTAGGCTTGCAAGATGCCCAGGTACCTGAAACTGTTAAATATTGTCTGCAAAATGATGTAGGTGATATGGGGGAAAAAGAACGGGTTGCTTTGAATCAGGCGCTTCATTCCAGCCAAGTACTGAGGACTATCTATTCCATGCGCCAAGATCTAACTGCTTTATGGAGCAGCTCCACCATATCCAAGAAAGAGTTGATAGATCAACTGGAAAACTGGTGCCAGCGTGCCGAGGGGAGTGGAATTAATGCATTGCAAGAATTTTCAAGGAAATTACGTTGTTACGACTAACCGTTGGAAAGGAGAAATAAAATGACACTAGGAACAATACTGCTAATCATTCTGATACTGATGCTGCTGGGTGTGATTCCAACGTGGCCATATAGCAGGGGTTGGGGTTATACCCCAAGCGGCATTCTCGGAGCAGTGCTGCTGATTTTGCTCATTCTAATGCTGATGGGCCGAATATAGCCGCTTTGATCTGATCAGTGTGTGCGTAATGATGCGCTATCTTCACCGGCCGAGATCGGCAAGACCCAGGATCGTGCCGCACGCGTGGACTGATTCTTATCCAGTCCGTGCAATGTTAAAAATGGACGGTAATTTTCACAAAGTGCGGTATCGTACAGACGGCGCTTGATGCGGTCATTAGAATTCAATCATTGGTTAGGAAACCATGTGTTCAGTGGGAATGGCTCGGTGGACACAATCCAATCGAAAAATGGAGAAATGAAAATGAGACCTTATTATTTTTTTATATTTATGATCGTTGCAATGATTCTAGTATTACCTGCCTGTGATCAAGCACAAACAGGTACCGACAAGGTGATGAATAAAGTTGATGACGCGCTTGACCGTCGACCCGGCGAAAAAGCTCGGGATGCAACCGAAGATCTTGGTCATGAGCTCGAAGATGCGGGTGATGAAATCAAAGAAAGCGCTAAAGATGCCGGTGAGGAAATCAAAGAAAGCGTTAAAGATGCCACTAATTAGCCTGCGCACGACACGCCGTCTTTTCTCTGATCTTCGGTATTGCAGAGGGCGCGTCATATATAAACAGAGACTTTTGCAAAAGCCCTCGCCAGAAGTTTTCGACTATTGAGGTTTTGCAAAGGTCTCAAATAGTTAATCATTCAATTATTGGGGCTTTGCAAAGGTCTGAAACAAGGTATTCCTAATTGCCGATAAACCAGAGGAGAAACTAATTGGACTATACAGGATTGCTAATTTTTATCGTGCTCGGTGCCGCTGCTGGTTACTTGGCTGGAATATTGATGAAAGGAAGCGGCTTTGGTCTGGCCGGTAACATAATTATTGGCATTATCGGTGCCATTGCTGGCGGTTTTTTGTTTGGTTTATTGGGACTCATTGGTTCAATAGTGACGGCTGTAGCTGGAGCCGCAATATTGCTATTTTTGGCTTGGGTTATCACGAGGTCTTGGAGTTAAGCCTGAATTCATTAAAAAGGGAGATACGTTATGAGCACAAAAGATGCATACAAACAAAAAATAGAAGCCGAGGTTGAATTGGCGCAGGCCAAACTGGCAGAATTAAAGGCGGAAGCGAAGAATGCTTCAGCTGACACCCGTATCGAATATGATAAGCAAATTGGAGAACTTGAGCAGAAGGTTGATGCTACGAAGGAAAAACTGAAAGAACTGGGTGAAGCTAGCGAGGATGCGTGGGAACATCTTAAGGAAGGTGCAGAACATGCTTGGGATAAACTAAGTAGCGCTGTTCGAGAGGCTTCCGAAAAGTTGAAGAATAAGTTTAAAGATTAAATGCAACTTAGCCTGAAGCTGTCAATCCGCGTAACTACCATCATTCGCGTTCATTATGAGCAAGGATAGGTAGTTTATAAAGAGAACAGTGAGTAGTTTAATTGGAGGCAGCAAGGTGCTTAAAATAAGCGAATTAGCTGGGCGTTGATTAATGTGGGCTTATTCCACTATTTACAACACAGTAGGCTCACATAGAGATTATGTTGTGGATATGGCGGTCTTTATATCAACTGAAAAAGGAAATCCAATGAAAAACTTAGAACTGTTTACAGTAGCCTTGCTGGTGGCTGGAATGACGGGTTGTTTATCGTTTAGTTCAAG
This genomic window from Nitrosomonas cryotolerans ATCC 49181 contains:
- a CDS encoding DUF3309 family protein, translated to MTLGTILLIILILMLLGVIPTWPYSRGWGYTPSGILGAVLLILLILMLMGRI
- a CDS encoding YtxH domain-containing protein, yielding MRPYYFFIFMIVAMILVLPACDQAQTGTDKVMNKVDDALDRRPGEKARDATEDLGHELEDAGDEIKESAKDAGEEIKESVKDATN
- a CDS encoding GlsB/YeaQ/YmgE family stress response membrane protein gives rise to the protein MDYTGLLIFIVLGAAAGYLAGILMKGSGFGLAGNIIIGIIGAIAGGFLFGLLGLIGSIVTAVAGAAILLFLAWVITRSWS
- a CDS encoding DesA family fatty acid desaturase, producing MQSFLQFGLLDLPWWGYVIVTLIMTHMTIASVTIFLHRHQAHHALQLHPVVSHCFRFWLWLTTGMVTKEWVAIHRKHHAKCETIDDPHSPRVHGIGKVLFKGAKLYCNEADNLATLEKYGHGTPDDWSERNLYSKHVVLGIGIMLVIDFVLFGPIGFIVWGVQMLWIPFFAAGVINGVGHYYGYRNFAPNDTSTNIVPWGILIGGEELHNNHHAYVSSAKLSNKWWEFDIGWVYIRILELLGLATVRKVAPKVHFNQAKTPCDEATLQAVITHRYDVLAKFAKYLKKTIVTEIRSLRARTTLGLQDAQVPETVKYCLQNDVGDMGEKERVALNQALHSSQVLRTIYSMRQDLTALWSSSTISKKELIDQLENWCQRAEGSGINALQEFSRKLRCYD